From one Paenibacillus sp. FSL K6-1330 genomic stretch:
- a CDS encoding accessory gene regulator B family protein: MIERAALWISEGIKRQVPEHPSSVGVLKHAIAILLNILFIVTFTLLISIYTGHMKQAITGLIGFALLRQFSGGIHVKTGAGCIVITTALFTAVSFVDLGELPTQILNILSFLLVVLFAPSKIAKQSRIPRKHYPKLRLISCIIVGVNFLIQSPTLSIVFFIQALSLIHLKGGESSVGNQQI; encoded by the coding sequence GTGATTGAAAGAGCCGCCCTTTGGATATCGGAAGGCATTAAACGACAAGTGCCTGAACACCCTTCATCTGTTGGAGTTTTAAAGCATGCGATCGCAATTCTATTAAATATACTATTTATTGTTACATTTACTTTATTAATATCCATTTATACCGGACATATGAAGCAGGCTATTACAGGTTTGATCGGTTTTGCACTGCTAAGACAGTTCTCTGGAGGAATCCACGTTAAGACTGGCGCTGGTTGTATTGTTATTACTACTGCTTTGTTTACTGCAGTGTCTTTTGTTGATTTAGGCGAACTGCCTACACAAATTTTGAACATCCTAAGTTTTTTGTTAGTCGTTTTATTTGCCCCTAGTAAGATTGCCAAGCAATCAAGAATACCAAGAAAACATTATCCTAAACTTCGTCTAATTAGCTGTATTATTGTTGGGGTGAACTTTCTCATTCAATCACCAACGTTATCCATAGTATTCTTTATCCAGGCACTGAGCCTAATTCATTTGAAGGGAGGTGAGTCAAGTGTCGGTAATCAACAAATCTAA
- a CDS encoding cyclic lactone autoinducer peptide → MVAVFFVNTASPVFVYSGDTPEELLK, encoded by the coding sequence GTGGTAGCTGTATTCTTTGTTAATACTGCAAGTCCTGTTTTTGTGTATAGTGGTGATACACCCGAAGAGCTCTTGAAATAA